GACGAGGACGCCCGCGGCCTCCATCACGTGATGGAATTCCATGTTTTCCTCCCGTCCCTCCGGCACTATGGTATGCCGGACGAGGCGTTTTCCCGAAAGGAGCGATATGACGAGGGACGAGCTCAAGAAGCGCGTCTGGGCGGCGATCGACCGGCGGGGCGAGGAGATCATCGGGCTCGGGGAGCAGATCCGACGCCATCCCGAGCTCGGGTTCAAAGAGGTGAAGACGGCCCGCCTCGTCGAGGAGACGCTCGGGAAGCTCGGCCTGGCGCCTCGCACGGGCCTGGCCCTCACGGGCGTCCGCGCCGACGCGCCCGGGCGGGCGGGCGACGGGCCGACGTTCGCGGTCCTCGGCGAGCTGGACGCGCTGGTCGTCGCCGGCCACCCCGAGGGCGATCCCCAGACGGGCGCGGCCCACGCGTGCGGCCACAACGCTCAGGTCGCGGGGATGCTGGGGGCCGCGATGGGATTGCTCGACGCCAGAGCGCTGGAGCATCTGGCGGGCCGGGTCGCGTTCCTCGCGGTCCCGGCCGAGGAGTACGGCGATATCGAATGGCGCGTCGCACAGGCGCGGGCGGGGAAGCTCGAGTTCCTCGGCGGCAAGCCCGAGCTCCTGCGGCTGGGCCACTTCGACGACGTGGACATGGCGATGATGATCCACACGACCTCGCGGCCCGAGGAGGGCAAGGCGGGCGTCCCGGCGTCGAACAACGGCTGCATCGTGAAGACCGTGCGCTACATCGGCCGCGCGGCTCACGCCGGCGGGGCGCCGCACATGGGGATCAACGCCCTCTACGCCGCCCAGATCGGGCTCATGGCCATCAACGCGCTCCGCGAGACGTTCCGCGACGGTGACACGATCCGCGTCCACCCGATCATCACCCACGG
The DNA window shown above is from Candidatus Methylomirabilota bacterium and carries:
- a CDS encoding amidohydrolase; this encodes MTRDELKKRVWAAIDRRGEEIIGLGEQIRRHPELGFKEVKTARLVEETLGKLGLAPRTGLALTGVRADAPGRAGDGPTFAVLGELDALVVAGHPEGDPQTGAAHACGHNAQVAGMLGAAMGLLDARALEHLAGRVAFLAVPAEEYGDIEWRVAQARAGKLEFLGGKPELLRLGHFDDVDMAMMIHTTSRPEEGKAGVPASNNGCIVKTVRYIGRAAHAGGAPHMGINALYAAQIGLMAINALRETFRDGDTIRVHPIITHGGSQVNVIPGEVRLETYVRGRTMDAVLDANKKVDRAFRAGALALGAKVEIETLPGYMPMTCDQLMARWFKENAAALVGEEHYRPIGHRTGSTDMGDLSQVMPVLHPYVGGARGNGHGADFEIVDKPLAYLVTAKALAAMVVDLLADGAAGAREVLQKAKPPMTRERYLAFQRGLARHEVYEG